From a region of the Actinopolymorpha singaporensis genome:
- a CDS encoding GNAT family N-acetyltransferase, with amino-acid sequence MTVNPSFHLRRAQAEDAPAIAEIWNAGWHDGHDGRVPEALVSARDPESFRTRAAQRVGDATVAVTSREVAGFVMVAADEVEQMYVAGHHRGSGVAGLLLDEAERQIRDAGHTQAWLAVVPGNARARRFYERHGWCDDGPFDYAAAGEHGPIPVPCRRYAKHLPPKR; translated from the coding sequence GTGACTGTCAACCCGAGCTTTCACCTGCGCCGAGCACAGGCCGAGGACGCGCCCGCCATCGCCGAGATCTGGAACGCCGGCTGGCACGACGGCCACGACGGCCGGGTGCCCGAGGCCCTGGTCTCGGCCCGGGACCCCGAGTCGTTCCGCACCAGAGCTGCGCAGCGCGTGGGCGACGCGACGGTCGCCGTGACCTCGCGCGAGGTCGCGGGCTTCGTCATGGTGGCGGCGGACGAAGTGGAACAGATGTACGTCGCCGGTCACCATCGGGGAAGCGGGGTGGCCGGTCTGCTCCTCGACGAGGCCGAACGACAGATCCGCGACGCCGGTCATACACAGGCCTGGCTCGCCGTCGTTCCGGGAAACGCCCGGGCGCGTCGCTTCTACGAACGCCACGGCTGGTGCGACGACGGCCCCTTCGACTACGCCGCGGCCGGTGAGCACGGCCCCATCCCCGTCCCGTGCCGCAGGTACGCCAAGCACCTGCCGCCGAAACGCTGA